The DNA segment CGGCTTCACCACGAAGGCGAGCGCGCGGCCGTCCACAGTGCTTTCAAAAGCGCGCACCGATTTCTTGCTGGTGTCGAGCATGATGACCAGTGGTGTGCCGCCCAGCGTGTCGTTGACCGGCGCTTGTCGTTCGAGCCGCGCCATCGAATAAGCCTTCGCGGCGCCGCTGGCGGTGACGCCGATGACGAGATCGCGCGGCTTCAACTGATCGTCGGGGTTGACCGGCGTGACGACGCGGAGCGTGGCGTAACGGTCTTCCCAGTCTACCGGCTCGTACTGCGCGGCGACGCGCTCGTCAGGTTTCAGCACGCGCCCGGCGGGCTGCTCGCGCTTCCAGAGCGCGAACGGCAGCTCGTCATGAGCGACGAGCTGGAGCTGTTCGCCCTTGAGCGGCCCGGCGATGCACTGGCCGCTGACCTGCTGCCACCACGAGCCGGTCTCTTCATCGCGCATGATGAAGTTCTGGTTATTGATGCCGCTCAGGTGAAAGTTCAGCGTGCGGCCTTTGACGTTGCGCTCCCACACCAGACCGGTGTGGCAGAGCGTTCAGTAGGTTGCCACGATGGGCACACCGCCCACCGTGTCCTCGACGACATGGTGATAAGCCATCTGGCGAATCGGGTAGGCCGCCGCTTCATCGTTGACG comes from the Blastocatellia bacterium genome and includes:
- a CDS encoding DUF3179 domain-containing (seleno)protein produces the protein MTAASSTITRPRPKHSVLAWLTVLLLAAVMLAMVAIPVFLIMPFKSQTPRALDIAYQLKRWSPLATIFGLVAMLALSVYLWRGGRWFKRTVLILLVALAGLLTWFARQNHFEWMFHPLPVAAFANVSDAGFINNDDQVMAITVNDEAAAYPIRQMAYHHVVEDTVGGVPIVATYUTLCHTGLVWERNVKGRTLNFHLSGINNQNFIMRDEETGSWWQQVSGQCIAGPLKGEQLQLVAHDELPFALWKREQPAGRVLKPDERVAAQYEPVDWEDRYATLRVVTPVNPDDQLKPRDLVIGVTASGAAKAYSMARLERQAPVNDTLGGTPLVIMLDTSKKSVRAFESTVDGRALAFVVKPGTAQFTDAETGSTWEFTGRAVSGPLAGRRLRPVNVLKDYWFDWKIYHPDTAIY